The genomic window TGCTCACGCTCTTTGTGATACTGCTGGTTTTTGTTTATGAGTTTTTCTGACtgtccctcctcttcatcgagCTGTTCCATAGGTTCCACTGTGATAGGTCGAGGAAAAGCTGTGAGAAGGTAGGCTCCATCACTGCATTTATCCAAAGCCTTTCTTGCAGCTGGCTTTGAGGTGTACTCCACTATTCCCTTCCCCGTGGGCCTCCCCCTGTCATCCACTATGACGACAGCTCTTTCTATCTGACCAAAGACGCCGAAtgcctcctccagcagctcgttGGACACAAAATCAGGCAAATTCTTTACAGTTAAAGCAGCACCGTGTGTTGCAAACCTCACCCGAATGGGTCTTCCTTTGAACGGAGCATCATCCAGCTCGGATCTGGCAATCTCTGCTATGATCCTGGTCTCCAGTCGAATGAAGCCGAAACCTCTGTCCTTGTTAATAAAGATTTCACTGGCCCTGCCATACTTGTTGAACAGCTTCTCGAGGTCCTCCTCAGTAACCCCGGTTGGTAGGTTTCCTACAAATAGCCTGCTGCGTTGGGTAAAGGTTTTCTCCCCGGGCTTCCTGAAGCTCTGCAGATCCAGGGTTAAGGCCTCGTTGGGGTTGGCCGTATCGCAGTGCTCCGGCTGCTGGCCGTTAGCATTTGTTCCTCCGGGTTTCTTCTGGTCTCCCGGGCGGTTAGACCCGTGGTTCTGCTGTGGGCCTCTGTTTCCTTGCATTTTGtagaaaatatttaaaacccAAGTCGACGAATCCTCGACAAAACACGTAAACTATTAGCAGAGTGTGGCGCACAAAGAGCTGCGAAAATGGCGACGCTGCGTGCTGCCGCGACGTTATTGTGACCTCATCATGACGCGACTCCTGAATATCAAGTTGTGACATTTCCTTTGTGCGACGGTGCGAGAACAACTAAAAACAGACCAGTCTCGGCTTTTGCCAAATCTTACATTCTACAACGTTATGCTCAGTGTGTATAACACTGCTTCTTAAAATTGAGGAAGGCAGTTTTCGTTAAGGCCGATGGTACATTAGTTTTTTGTATGACGTTATATCCCccccttctttttgtttgttgggcTGTGCAGTTTCTCGCGAGAACACACGTTCACGTTGAGCAGGTGATTTCGCGGGAATAGTTTTAATCGCTCGCTGACAAGGAAAACAACCAGTGATATCTAAAAATATAACTTAATAACTGAAGCGCGACTTTACATCTTCTACGGTAAGATCGTTAAATCTGTCGGCATGGTTTGGAAGAGCTTAGATGGCAGTAACGTTAGTTGTCATTAACGTTGTCATTGGGTTAAGCTATACCCTCGACTTGCAAGCCTTTCAACTTTATAACAAATATTTCAACTAACCTCTCCCGTGCCTCCGCTGCAGTCATGTTTTCCGACATAAGCGCCCAGAAGGAGGCTTCTTCGCTGCTCTGCCGCCCTACCTCCGATGACCAGGGGCCGGTGTATGAGAGGATGTCACTGGCCTACAGTCCATGCTCTGAGCGCTTCACAGTCGGGGAACGGAGTTTCAGTCGCCAGTATGCTCACATTTACGCAGCACGACTCATGCAGATGAGGCCCTTGCTCTCAGACAGGGCCCAGCAGAAGTGGGGTAAGCTCAGGACAGTTTGACCTACATCTGGGACTGGGACTTGTAAAGCCGTAGACATGTTTTTTCCATGTACTTTTTAATTGGTTTGTCTATTTCTGTTTCTGCCAGGACCAGATGTGCTTATCAGGAAGCTGTGTGATCTTCAGACAGGGGAgcagtgttgcattgtgggaaccTTGTTCAAGCGTATGGAATTGCAGCCATCTATTCTGAAAGAGATCAGTGAGGAGGTTAGCGGTCATGCGTAATTCAAAATCGGACCTCCTACATCCCAGACCAAATCAAATAATTTGCTGGCAGGTGTCATGCTTAAGCCTCTTGTTTTTCCCTTTCCTTTAGCACAACCTGTTGCCTCAGCCTGCACGAGCCAAATGCATTAGTGAAACAGATGAGCTGATTCTGGAGGATGAGCTACAAAGGATCAAACTGGAGGGCCAAATTGACAGAGACAAGTGTGTCACAGGTCAGAATTTTTCTTGAGGTCGAGATGGGTGAAGAAGGATGTCACCATCACTCTACTAAAGGATTTCATAACTGAAGTACAGGCAATGTATGTCATTGGgcctcttctgtttcttcttcagGTAGTGTTATTGCAATTTATGGAGCTGAGAAAAATGATGGGAAGTTCACAGTTGAGGACTTTTGCATGGCTGATCTTCCGCTGCAGACACCAAGACCTGCGCTCAGCTctgacaggtaaacacacacacacacacacatctatctatctatctatctatctatctatctatctatctatatcgatagatagatagatagatagatagatagatagatagatagatagatagagctTAAATCTCAGCCTTTGGGGATAATTTCTTCTAATACTGTTGACTATCCCCATCCAGGTTTGTGCTCCTGGTCTCAGGACTTGGTCTCGGCAGTAGTCACGCTGACAGCATGCTTGGGCTACAGTTGCTGGTTGACATGGTAACTGGTCAACTTGGTGACCAAGGGGAGCAGAGTGGGGCAGCAACAATTTCCAGGGTCCTAGTGGCTGGAAACCTCCTGAGCCAAAGCACCCAGGACAAGGACGCATCAACGAAGGTAACTGGAACTGGTTTAACCTTTCATACATTTACTGACATCACAgtatattttattagttttcCGTTTTGGAAAAGAAGCAAACATGAACTGGCTCACTTAAAACAGCTGTTTTATCCTCTCTGTGTGCCAAGCCCAAGTACCTCACCAAGAAGACTCAGGCTGGTAGTGTGGAAGCCATTCGACTACTGGATGAGCTGCTGTGTCAGCTGGTGGTGAGTCTGCTTCCCCctttacacacattcacactctcaCTCATATTTTGTGCAATATGACAATCTGTACTATATACTGTGTGAGTTGATGTGTATTTGCATACCCTCAGAGATGTTGCCATATTGTTTACACTGGTGGATCTCTGAAATATCTCTGGTTGGATTATTCCTGTTCTGATTATTCAATACATAAACGGTGTCTTAATTAATTTTCCAaaatattatacataaatatcaACATTAAATCACATATAGTGATATTTAGGTATGTATCTGCTGGTATAAGAAAAGTTGGTTCTGAAAGAGTTTATTAATTGATGAATCGATAAAAGCTGATAATTCATAGATTATTTAAGCTAAACAGTTGGTTCTCAAATGTGAGTATTCcctgttttctgtcttttatcAGTGAAATACCTTTTGGATTTAGGACtgtcggagaaaaaaaacaatttcaagTCTCACTTGagacaacatttttatttattattttctgatATGTTATAGTTTTATaggatttattgattttaaatggaAACACATTGTTGACTGAATAATTGTTAGCTGCAGCAGCCCCAAAATACAtgattttgtatatataaatgaagtTCCTAGGTCATAAACATTAGCAAGAACTGATGCCTGTAACCAAAAGTGTTCAAAGAAAATctttatgaaaaaaataaataatttattcatATGGGTTTCACTGTCTCCTGTTGTTTTAGGCCTCAGTACCAGTGGATGTAATGCCAGGCCACCACGACCCAACCAACTACACCCTCCCTCAGCAACCTCTCCACCGCTGTATGTTCCCCTTGTCCTCAGTGTACCCCACACTACAGTTGGCCTCTAATCCACACCAAGCTAGCATTGATGGAGTACGGTAAGCGTTATCATGCACAATCACTATCTTCCATCTTCCATTTACCTTTGAATCCCAAGATGGCGTGCAGATATTTGAGGCTTTGTGTTATTCCAAAAAGGTTCTTGGGCACATCAGGCCAGAATATCTGTGACATTCAGAGGTACAGCAGCATGGACAGTCACCTGGAAATACTGGAGGATACGCTACGACTCAGACACCTGGCCCCTACTGCACCTGATACTCTGGGTTAGTCAGACAAGTTGATGCCGAATAAAACACAAACCGTATGGCTGATATCGGTTTGAAGTATTGACACTGTTTTCTGTACATGATGTGTCAGGTTGTTACCCATTTTACCAAAAAGACCCTTTCATCTTGGAGGAGTGTCCCGATGTTTACTTCAGTGGCAACGCCCCAACCTTTGAGTCCAAGCTCATcaaaggtcagtgtgtgtgttgtgtaaatgtacagTTGAGAAATTTGTTGGACAATGGTCTTTCATTAGGCTCTAAACTGACAAAGTATTGACATTATTATTGAATTTGAACTGTTCTTACTAATGTGACAcgatatttcttcttttctccctgcCAGGTCCTGATGGCCAGGAAGTCCTTTTGGTGACAATTCCAGTCTTCAGCAGCACACAAACGGCATGTCTTGTCAATTTACGCACTCTTGCATGTGAGCCAGTGAGCTTCTCGGCCTTCTCTGCTGATGACGATGAGGAAAGTGAGATGAATGTCAGCCACTGAGGATCCAAATCCACATGCAGTACAACATGCTGTCACTTCTTGGATACTATGGCTGAATATTAAGACTAATTTCACCTGACCACGGAGGAATCAAAACAAAATTGGGCCAAGACTTACAGTTCTTGCTACACTGATGCTGTCTTATATCATAATGGTCAATTAAAAGCTGTTAGAATTGCCTTACAAAGTTACTTCTAATGTTTCCTTTACAGTGGGTTTTTTTGTGAGAGAAAACAGCACTGATATCCCAGTTCTACTCTTGGATCAGTGTTCACACAGGTGCTAGAAAAAGGAGACAAGCATTGTGTGTTAACAAACCTTTATTTGAGGCAACATGACCGAagactccttccctcctctgaCTCTGTTATCAAGTTTGAACAAATGCTTTTTAAACTTTCAGTGACTGTTCATACTGTAAAAACTGTTTCTGCCAtggtgaagtaaaaaaaactttttaacaATGTGAATCTACAATAAAAAACTTTTCAGGAAGCAAAAAGCCTGAATAACAATCAGAAAAATGCAGCATGACCCGTCAAACGGAAATACTATTATGATTAACGGGGTCAAATTCTGTGAAGAGGCATTGTTAATTAATAGATACACAATCTTTATACAACTATGAAGTTAATATTCTGTACATTCCCATTGCTTGCGTGTCCTACAAAGACAGGATTCCTCAGAGGACAATAAGACAACGAGAACTACTTCTAGGAAAGGACCGTGTGCTGCATCAGGCTGTGTGTTTGGTTTCCGATTAATAGTCATCAATCTTGTACTCATAGTTATAATCCAGGATGGAGTCTGTGAATCCGCCAGGCGTGGAAGTCTGCCCCTCCCCGATGACCCACGAGTCATACCAGGATGTGGTGGTCTCTGGCGTTGTGGGGATTGTGGTCGTTGGGGGTAACGTTGTTTTTGATCTTAACTTCAGTAATCTCTGTTTCCGTAGGCGACGGAGACGAGCTATCTTGAGCCTCCTTTGCTGTTCAGTGCCGACTCGTGAATTTGGTGAATACCCATTGTTGCCATCAACCACACGCCTGTTGCCATTAGCAACTGCAGGGTTCTGTGCTCTGTTGTTGCTATAGCTCAGTCGAATTGGCTTGTTGCCATTGAGGGCCATGATCTGCAGAGAAATGAAAAAGGACACTTTATTAAGCACTGGACAGACAAGTCTTTAGGTTTTGGTCATCTCAGCATGGAAGTGCCGTACCTGTTTAATGCGGTCCCAGTTGGACTTGGCCAGGTTGAAGCTGCAGGTGGTGGCTCCTGACTGGTAACCCACCACACAGAGTTTGGTCACAGGGGAGAAGCCCTCAGCTCGAACTGTCACGCGGTACTCTCCAGGGTTAAGCAGCCGCCAATAGTCCCCTGTTAATGCTGcaatgacagagagaggacaggctTTTTGGTCTCAGCAGAGGGGCTACAGTGTATGTTACAGCATCTGAGTTCACACATATTAGACGTAAGGAGGGGAAAAGAGGACATCTTTCACCAGACCTGTAGTGACATCATGGTTTATCCCCTCTACAGACACAGTGGCATTTGCAATGGGGTTCCCCTGCTGATCCTTCACAATGCCTCTGATGCCACGATGCACCTAGATAGAGAAGGGGaacagctttaaaaaagggGAATGTAACTAGTTCTCATGTTGCCATGAATGAGTACATTTTAATATACCTGTCTCTTTTAGGGCAATCTAAAATCAGGCCGTCTGTATGACAGAACCGCAAACTATACTGTACATCACATGCTGTGTGAGTGACTGACCTGCTCCATGAAGATGAGCATCGCTTCTCTGTTCTTCTCCCACTCATTTGCCAACTCACTCTGATGGGGGAACTTATCACATCCCAGGAATATGGACAACTCAAAACTGTTGGTGTGCAGGTAGCTGAAGTCATTCATACCTGGAGAGggggtgaacacacacacacacacacacacacacacacacataaatacatacggAAAGCTTAAATacctttaaaacatatattaaacCTAAAGGTCTATACTTACTCCCTGTGATTGGCTTCCATTTGGCTCGGTTGACGATACCATGCTGCCCTGCAGTGGTGTCTCCGTGGCAAGAGCCGTGCAAGTCGCGTGTCATGGTCAGGTGTGTGGAGGCATAAGAGACAGCCAGCCACCTGAAGAGGGACTCGTCTGCGATCACCCGAGGCTCATCCTCGGGCTCAGAGTACTGGTAGCTGTCGCTTCTTCCTCtatcatcctcttcttcttctctatgGCCATTCCCGTGGCTGTGGTCGTAGCCATGGTCGTGACCTTGGTTCTGGTCATAGCCACGTTCGTGACCTTGGTTCTGGTCATAGCCACGTTCGTGACCTTGGTTCTGGTCATAGCCACGTTCGTAACCTTGGTTCAGGTCATAGGCACGTTCGTAACCTGGGTTCTGGTCATAGCCACGTTCGTAACCTTGGTTCTGGTCATAGCCACGTTCGTAACCTGGGTTCTGATCATAGCCACGTTCGTAACCTTGGTTGTGGTCATAGCCACGTTCGTAACCTGGGTTCTGGTCATAGCCACGTTCGTAACCTGGGTTCTGGTCATAGCCACGTTCGTAACCTGGGTTCTGGTCATAGCCCCGTTCGTAACCTTGGTTCTGGTCATAGCCCCGTTCGTAACCTTGGTTCTGGTCATAGCCACGTTCGTAACCTTGGTTCTGGTCATAGCCACGTTCGTAACCTTGGTCATAGCCCTggcccctcctctcctcttctggCTCTGCATATTCTCTTCCTCTTAAGTCTTCCTCTGGCTCCTCGTGGTAGCCTCTTCTCCACTCTGACGTATCAACTTCTTCATACCTGTAAGAAATGATTCTAGTTGAACTATTTATTATGATTGTTAATTGATGATTGTAAGACGTTCATGGAGATGGGGAGGACAACATGTGAGTTTTTAGAGAATAATTATGTGTGTAAAACtcagaaacaacaacagaacGCAGTggcaaaaggagagaaaaagtcaTACTGTCTCTTCTTGCGGCTGTGGGGTGTCTGGCTCTCGGCAGGCTTGTTTAGACGTAAGCTGTCAAAAGGGTAAGCTACAATTGCCTCTCCACCCTGGAAGTTTGCACCTAACACAAATGGATAGTTTCTCATCCAGGAGATTATGGCCTTAGTTTCCACAGCAATctggaacaaaaacagaaagaccGATGCAAGAACAGTATAGCTTCATTTTTGTTTACTGACGAAATCACCTTTGTAAAATCACAACAGACTTTCAAATCCATTGTATagtaaaaaaacacttgtgtaTGAGAAGTCTTCTGTCCCCAGACTTTATGAATAGTTGATCGTAAGACACAATGGTACCCTCTTCATTACCGAGATGTTGGTCTCCAAGTTCTCTGGTATGGGCATGTGGTGATTTGGGGTGAGTTTGGGCACCATGCCCTTATCTTCAGCATCCCACAGGATACTGTTCAGGTCAGGGAAGTTCTGGAAGATGTCAAAGCCGTCCTCAGTGAAGTGTCCAGTGGTCCATCCACTCAACTCCGATCCCTGCCGGGGAGAATTAAGTGAGACAATGAGCCAAGTCACCCCAGACCACTACCATAACATAATTCACTGGCATTTcccttgtgtttgtttctctcttttgtttgcCAGTTGAGTAGAAACATATGGTTTTCAATGATCATCACTGACCACTTCGAAAGCTTCCACATGTCCGTCAGGGTTGAGCGATGGCGCCAGATGGATGCGTATTCCCTCCA from Cyclopterus lumpus isolate fCycLum1 chromosome 9, fCycLum1.pri, whole genome shotgun sequence includes these protein-coding regions:
- the nono gene encoding non-POU domain-containing octamer-binding protein; translated protein: MQGNRGPQQNHGSNRPGDQKKPGGTNANGQQPEHCDTANPNEALTLDLQSFRKPGEKTFTQRSRLFVGNLPTGVTEEDLEKLFNKYGRASEIFINKDRGFGFIRLETRIIAEIARSELDDAPFKGRPIRVRFATHGAALTVKNLPDFVSNELLEEAFGVFGQIERAVVIVDDRGRPTGKGIVEYTSKPAARKALDKCSDGAYLLTAFPRPITVEPMEQLDEEEGQSEKLINKNQQYHKEREQPPRFAQAGSFEYEYAMRWKALMEMEKQQYDMVDRNMKEAQVKLEAEMEAARHEHQVVLMRQDLLRRQEELRRMEELHSQEVQKRKQAELRQEEEHRRREEEMRMRNEEMLKRQQEGFRGNFSENREQDIRMHMGNHGMNRNSLGGNSGPAGTPGMAAENAPMMPGPGNNNNNNMPAGGQVGFPRGLPGPGDYGPNKQRRF
- the pold2 gene encoding DNA polymerase delta subunit 2, with the translated sequence MFSDISAQKEASSLLCRPTSDDQGPVYERMSLAYSPCSERFTVGERSFSRQYAHIYAARLMQMRPLLSDRAQQKWGPDVLIRKLCDLQTGEQCCIVGTLFKRMELQPSILKEISEEHNLLPQPARAKCISETDELILEDELQRIKLEGQIDRDKCVTGSVIAIYGAEKNDGKFTVEDFCMADLPLQTPRPALSSDRFVLLVSGLGLGSSHADSMLGLQLLVDMVTGQLGDQGEQSGAATISRVLVAGNLLSQSTQDKDASTKPKYLTKKTQAGSVEAIRLLDELLCQLVASVPVDVMPGHHDPTNYTLPQQPLHRCMFPLSSVYPTLQLASNPHQASIDGVRFLGTSGQNICDIQRYSSMDSHLEILEDTLRLRHLAPTAPDTLGCYPFYQKDPFILEECPDVYFSGNAPTFESKLIKGPDGQEVLLVTIPVFSSTQTACLVNLRTLACEPVSFSAFSADDDEESEMNVSH